Part of the Verrucomicrobiota bacterium genome, TAGGCGAGCTTGATCTCGTCAACCGTGTGCTCGCCGTCGAACCGGCTCAGGATAAAGAACGTCTGCGCGCTGACAAGCACCTGTCTCCCCGACACACCGGTCGTGTCGTAGACACAGATGAGCTCGCGCCCATCCTGCACGACGGGGACGGCGTTGACAGGCCGAAGCCTCGGTTTGTACGCCTGCCGGTCGCTGTCGTCCGCGTCTGTCATCGTGGATCATCTCACCGCGGAGCGCAGATCCCGCTGCGTTCTCTGCGCGCTCCGCGGCGAGTTCCCGTCTCATAGAATATACTTGGTCAGGTTCTCGTCCTTGACGATGCTCGCGATCTTCTCGCGCACGAGCGCGCGGGTGACCGCCACCGTCGTGCCGGGCTGCTCAGGCGCGGTGAACGAGATGTCCTCGAGCACTTTCTCCATGATCGTGTGGAGACGGCGCGCGCCGATGTTCTGGTCCTTCTGGTTGACACGCTCGGCGACCTCGGCAATCTCGTCGATGGCCTCGTCCTCGAATGCAAGCGTGACCCCCTCGGTCGCGAGCAACGCCTCGTACTGGCGCGTAAGCGAGTTCTTCGGCAGCCGCAGGATTTGGACGAACTCGGCCCGGCCGAGTGAGTTGAGCTCGACGCGGATCGGGAACCGGCCCTGGAGCTCGGGGATGAGCTCCGAAGGCTTTGTGATGTGGAACGCGCCCGCGGCGATGAACAGAATGTGGTCGGTGCGCACCATGCCGAACGGGGTGTTGACCATCGTGCCCTCGACGATGGGCAGCAGGTCGCGCTGCACGCCCTCGCGCGAGACGTCCGGTCCGCTGCTCGTCTGCGCGTACGAGCCGCAGACCTTGTCGATCTCGTCGATGAAGATGATGCCGAGGTCCTGCGTGCGGAACAGCGCCTCGCGCACGATAGCCTCGCGGTCGATCAACTTCTCGGTCTCCTGCTTGATGAGCATCTCACGCGCGGCGCGCACGGTCATCTTCTTGGTCGTGTGGCGGCCCTCGCCGCCCATGCGCTGCTGCATGCCCGAACTGAGGCTCGACATGATCTCGCCCAAGTCGATACCGAGGTCGTCGAGGTTCGCGTTCGAGATCACCCCGATGGGCGGCACGATCGGCTCGTTCACCTCGACCTCGACGGTCTGGTCGTCCAGCTTGCCCTCGTGCAACTGGCGCTTCACGCGGTCCTTGGCCGAGCGGTAGCTTTCCTCGGTACCGGTCACTTCGACCGTGGTCGACTCGCCGAGCGGGTTCGACTTCATGTAGGCGCGGAACAGCTCTTTCTCCGCGTTGAGAGCCGCAACGTCCTCGACCTGCTGCGAGACCTCCTTCTCGATCATGCTCACGGCTGTCTTTGCCAGGTCGCGCACCATGGTCTCGACGCTGCGGCCGACGTAGCCCACCTCGGTGTACTTCGACGCCTCGACCTTGAGAAACGGCGCGCCGGCCAGCGCCGCCATGCGCCGCGCGATCTCAGTCTTGCCCACACCCGTCGGGCCGATCATGATGATGTTCTTCGGGATGACCTCCTCCCGCAGCTCGCCGGTCAGCCGCAGGCGCCGCCAGCGGTTGCGCACGGCGAGAGCCACAGCCTTCTTCGCCTCGTCCTGGCCGATGATGTACTTGTCGAGTTCGGCGACGATCTGCCGCGGCGTCATCGAGTCCATTGCCTGCGGCGCGCCGATTGCGATTGCCTGCTGATCGTCCATGGGTTCCTTCTATACTCGTCGAGAAACGGGCGGTCGAGCCCTGGACGGGCCGCCCGCGGTGTCCTTAGTCAATAACCTCGATCTGCACCTGATCGTTGGTGAAAACGCAGAGCTTGGCGGCAATCTTCAGGCTCTCCTCGACGGTGCGCCGCGCGTCGAGGTCCGTGTGCGCCATCAGCGCCTTGGCCGCCGCGACCGCATACGTGCCGCCCGAGCCAATGCCGACCACACCCTCGTCGGGCTCGATCACCTCGCCCGTGCCGGAGATGAGCAACAGCTTCTCCTTGTCGGCGGCGATCATGAGCGCCTCGAGTTGACGCAGGTACTTGTCGGTGCGCCACATCTTGGCGAGCTCGACGGCCGCCTTCGCCATGTTGCCCTGATACTTCTCGAGCATGGCGTCGAACTTGTCCATGAGGTTGAACGCGTCGCCCACCGCACCCGCAAAACCGACGATGACGCGATCCTTGTAGAGGCGCCGCAACTTGAGTGCGTTACCCTTGATGACCGTGTTGCCCATGCTGACCTGACCATCGCCGCCGATGGCCGTCCTGCCGTCGCGCTGTACGGCCAGCACCGTGGTCGAATGGAACTGCGGCGCCTGCATATCGAGTCCCTCCGTCGAGATCACATTCCGAGCCAGAGAACCTGTAGCGTAGACCACACTCCCGGCCCCGTCAACGCGCATCCCGCCTGAGGCGTCGGCGGACCGGCCGATTGCGCGTATGTAACTTCTTACAGGGATGCGGCCAAAGGCGAAAGTGTAGTGAAATCACACTTTTTCCACCTTACAAGGCTTTTTTTGTTGACGGATGTGGGACAAAGTGGTAGCTTCGCCCACGGTTGCCCATAAGAGTGGGGCATCGTGGTCCGGGCGCGCATCCGAAGGGGTCGACTCCAGGTGTTCTACAGCGAATACAGACACACCCTCGACGAGAAGAACCGGCTCAGCATACCGGCCAAGTACCGGATGCTGCTCCAGGGTTCGGGCGACGATCCCTTCTTCATCGGGCGCGGCATCGACCGGTGCATCCTAATCTGCACCAAGGCCGTGTGGCAAGAGATGGAGCGCCAGTTCTGCGACCATCCGATCACCAACCCGATCGCGCGGAGGTTCAATCGTTTGTTCTACTCCGGCGCCCAGGAAGTGACGCTCGACAAGCAGGGCCGCATTGCCCTGCCTCAGAACCTGATCGAGTGGTCTGGACTGAAGCGCGACGTGGTGCTGGCCGGCGTGAGCAACCGGATCGAGGTCTGGGATGCCCAGACCTGGGACGCGCAGCTTGCCGAGTCGCTCGAGGCATTCGAGGCGACCGCGAGCGAGCTATGGAAGCCGTCAGGGCAGTGACCGGGATGTGCTGCCGGACTGGAGAAGAAGGCCTGCGCGGAGTGTGGCTTTCAACCTGAGGCGTGGAAAGGCGCTGGTGGTGGGCGATGGGCCCCATGCCGGAGCCAAGACATAGACCGGTTCTTTTACATAGGACGATCGAGCTGATCGGGTGCCGTCCGGGCGGCACCTACGTCGACGCCACAGTCGGGCTCGGGGGGCATGCCGAGGCACTGGCCGAGCGCATCGCCCCCGGTGGAAGGCTGATTGGGATTGATCGCGACGCCGACGCGCTGAGGCAATCCCGAGGGAGGCTGGCGCGGTTCGGGAATGCGGTCGCACTCGTGCAGGGGAATTTCGACCGGCTCGCCGCTGCTCTGGACGAGCAGGGCATTGACGTGGTCGACGGGGTGCTCTTCGACCTGGGCGTGAGCTCGATGCAGCTCGATGAGGCGAGACGCGGGTTCAGCTACCAGCGCTCGGGCCGGCTCGATATGCGCATGGACGCCTCGCGGGGCCCGACAGCGCGCGAGCTGGTCAACCAAGCGCCGCTCAAGGAGCTCGAGCGCATCCTGCGCGACTACGGTGAGGAGCCAGCCTGGCGCCGCGTGGCCCGCACGATCGTCCGGACACGCGAGCAGCGCGAGATCGTCACGACAGACGAGCTGGCGGGGTTGATCGAGCGCGCCGTGCCGCGCGCGCCGCAGGGCCGCAAGGTGCATCCGGCAGCCCGGACATTCCAGGCGCTGCGGATCGCCGTAAACGACGAGCTCGGCGCCATCGAGCGCGCGCTGCCGCAGGCGCTCGAACGGCTGAGGCCCGGCGGGCGGATCGTGACGCTCGCCTACCACTCGCTTGAGGATCGCATCGTCAAGGAGGCGTTCCGGCGCTGGGCGAAGGGCTGCACGTGCCCACCGGAGTTCCCGGTGTGCTGTTGCGGCAAGTTGGCGTCCGTGCGAGTGCTCACGAAGAAGCCTATTGGGCCGGACGCGGCGGAGGTCGCGGCGAACCCGCGGGCTCGTAGCGCGCGGCTCAGGGCGTGCGAGAAGATCCAGCCCGTCGAGACGGGCCGGGGGATCGACCAATGAGAAAGCGCAGACCCACACAGATTAAGAGCAAGGTTTTCAACTACCAGGTGGCCAACAGGCGCAGCCACGCGGGCTCGAACCGCTGGATCCACGGCGTGATCGTGCTCGTGCTGATCGCCGTCGCCGCCGGGATCGTGTACGTCTGGCTGCGCAATCGGGAGCTGAACTCGGGCTACACGGTGACCGAGCTCCGAAAAGAGATCAAGGAGATCAAAGAGGATCGGATCAAGGCCGAGGCCAAGGTCTACAAACTCAGAGAGCCGGCGCGCATCCAGCGTGAGGTTAAGGAACGGCGGCTTGGACTGGTGCAGCCGCAGCCGGGGCAGGTGATCCATCTCGACGATCCGCCGCCCCTGGTACTGGCCGACGAAGGCAAGGCGCCTGAGCAGCCGGCCGGACGCCGGCTCTGGGATGCGATTGTACTAGGAGAGAGGTGAGCACCGTTAGTCAGGACTCATTGCATTGTGTATCGCCCGGCGGGCCCGTCGCCTCCTCAACCTCCTCCTCCAATCCATACGGGCCCTCGGGAGACATATTGGGGGAACAAGACCGGGACACTCTTGGACCCTCAAGCTTAAGGGCGAGGCAGAATGGGCGGGGTAAACCCCAAGACAAGCTTCAGGTCAAGACACTTCTTCACTCCTACCCCCCACCCCCCCATTCT contains:
- the hslU gene encoding ATP-dependent protease ATPase subunit HslU, with the translated sequence MDSMTPRQIVAELDKYIIGQDEAKKAVALAVRNRWRRLRLTGELREEVIPKNIIMIGPTGVGKTEIARRMAALAGAPFLKVEASKYTEVGYVGRSVETMVRDLAKTAVSMIEKEVSQQVEDVAALNAEKELFRAYMKSNPLGESTTVEVTGTEESYRSAKDRVKRQLHEGKLDDQTVEVEVNEPIVPPIGVISNANLDDLGIDLGEIMSSLSSGMQQRMGGEGRHTTKKMTVRAAREMLIKQETEKLIDREAIVREALFRTQDLGIIFIDEIDKVCGSYAQTSSGPDVSREGVQRDLLPIVEGTMVNTPFGMVRTDHILFIAAGAFHITKPSELIPELQGRFPIRVELNSLGRAEFVQILRLPKNSLTRQYEALLATEGVTLAFEDEAIDEIAEVAERVNQKDQNIGARRLHTIMEKVLEDISFTAPEQPGTTVAVTRALVREKIASIVKDENLTKYIL
- the hslV gene encoding ATP-dependent protease subunit HslV gives rise to the protein MQAPQFHSTTVLAVQRDGRTAIGGDGQVSMGNTVIKGNALKLRRLYKDRVIVGFAGAVGDAFNLMDKFDAMLEKYQGNMAKAAVELAKMWRTDKYLRQLEALMIAADKEKLLLISGTGEVIEPDEGVVGIGSGGTYAVAAAKALMAHTDLDARRTVEESLKIAAKLCVFTNDQVQIEVID
- the mraZ gene encoding division/cell wall cluster transcriptional repressor MraZ; the encoded protein is MFYSEYRHTLDEKNRLSIPAKYRMLLQGSGDDPFFIGRGIDRCILICTKAVWQEMERQFCDHPITNPIARRFNRLFYSGAQEVTLDKQGRIALPQNLIEWSGLKRDVVLAGVSNRIEVWDAQTWDAQLAESLEAFEATASELWKPSGQ
- the rsmH gene encoding 16S rRNA (cytosine(1402)-N(4))-methyltransferase RsmH; translated protein: MPEPRHRPVLLHRTIELIGCRPGGTYVDATVGLGGHAEALAERIAPGGRLIGIDRDADALRQSRGRLARFGNAVALVQGNFDRLAAALDEQGIDVVDGVLFDLGVSSMQLDEARRGFSYQRSGRLDMRMDASRGPTARELVNQAPLKELERILRDYGEEPAWRRVARTIVRTREQREIVTTDELAGLIERAVPRAPQGRKVHPAARTFQALRIAVNDELGAIERALPQALERLRPGGRIVTLAYHSLEDRIVKEAFRRWAKGCTCPPEFPVCCCGKLASVRVLTKKPIGPDAAEVAANPRARSARLRACEKIQPVETGRGIDQ